A section of the Mycolicibacterium anyangense genome encodes:
- a CDS encoding phosphotransferase family protein, translated as MTVASRRDVGEVRDTLARWFIERAAAAAVDVVDVRASRSGFSNESFLCDVRWTDAVGVSTSQWLVLRIEPTTHQLFSQADVLRQARVMTAIGAAAALPVPSVRFVERDRAWFGAPFYLMDRVEGKVPSDVPSYHAKGWVADLAVSDRTRLYDNALTALVQLHEVPWQQNFTFLQPVGSDPLAAYLTGVEEWTASIGKEVRVGREVILAASEYLRRHQPTDTRAGLVWGDARPGNIIFGSDLSVAAVLDWEAATIGPPEIDLGWWLMFEEYICESDGLRRLDGVPGREETIARYEALSHRGVVDIGYFEVLAGQVFSLINSRLATLLRGLGYEPRAADSFVARSTEMLQRSLRAAGGW; from the coding sequence ATGACCGTAGCCAGCCGCCGAGACGTCGGCGAGGTCCGCGACACCCTGGCTCGTTGGTTCATCGAGCGCGCCGCTGCGGCCGCGGTCGACGTGGTGGACGTACGGGCCTCCAGGAGCGGATTCTCCAACGAGTCCTTCCTGTGCGATGTTCGCTGGACCGACGCGGTGGGGGTCTCGACGAGCCAGTGGCTGGTGCTGCGCATCGAGCCGACCACCCATCAGTTGTTCTCCCAGGCCGACGTCCTGCGGCAGGCCCGCGTAATGACCGCGATCGGTGCTGCGGCTGCCCTTCCTGTGCCGTCCGTCCGCTTCGTCGAGCGTGATCGGGCATGGTTCGGGGCACCGTTCTATCTCATGGATCGAGTTGAGGGGAAGGTTCCCTCCGATGTGCCCAGCTACCATGCCAAAGGCTGGGTTGCCGACTTGGCCGTCTCCGATCGCACCCGGCTCTATGACAATGCACTGACGGCTTTGGTACAGCTACACGAGGTGCCATGGCAACAGAACTTCACGTTCCTCCAGCCTGTTGGTAGCGACCCACTTGCGGCCTACCTGACCGGCGTCGAGGAATGGACCGCGTCAATCGGCAAAGAAGTGCGTGTCGGACGCGAGGTGATCCTGGCCGCCTCCGAGTACCTGCGCCGACACCAGCCCACCGACACCCGAGCGGGATTGGTGTGGGGCGACGCCAGACCGGGCAACATCATCTTTGGTTCCGACCTTTCGGTAGCCGCTGTACTCGACTGGGAGGCCGCGACCATAGGCCCTCCCGAGATCGACCTCGGATGGTGGTTGATGTTCGAGGAGTACATCTGTGAGTCCGACGGCCTGCGACGCCTTGATGGCGTCCCCGGCCGAGAGGAGACCATTGCCCGATACGAGGCGTTGAGTCACCGTGGGGTCGTCGACATTGGCTATTTCGAAGTCCTTGCCGGGCAGGTGTTCTCGCTGATCAACAGCCGCCTCGCAACGCTACTGCGTGGCCTGGGTTACGAGCCCCGAGCCGCGGACTCCTTCGTGGCCCGGTCGACGGAGATGCTCCAGCGCAGCCTGCGGGCGGCCGGCGGCTGGTGA
- a CDS encoding TIGR03857 family LLM class F420-dependent oxidoreductase: MGAYLLPGRTTDPLRAIAEARTAEHLGLGSAWIGERLGTKDFGPLLGAVAQATSSIRLGSAVTNIGLRHPLLLASAAMSLQAMTQGRFILGLGRLHPSAARAYGLQTPNNQVVRDTASIVRRLCQGETVSYDGPAGNFPKMRLTDLPELPAPPLVLAAIGPKSLDIAGQHYDGVVLHPFLTAAAVGRCALRVRTAAAAAGRDPQSVRVYATVVVAADLTDQEETAVAAARAVTYFQIPGYGENLVDINGWSREPLAQLRADPVLAGLPGAADHRFTRHELLDTARRCVPTEWTLTGAAIGTASHCSSRLREYLAEGADELILHGSTTELLGPVAQHLAAAEQS; this comes from the coding sequence GTGGGCGCCTACCTACTGCCGGGGCGGACCACGGACCCTCTGCGCGCCATCGCTGAGGCGCGCACCGCGGAGCACCTCGGCCTCGGCAGCGCCTGGATCGGTGAGCGCCTCGGCACGAAAGACTTCGGTCCGCTCCTCGGCGCCGTCGCCCAGGCCACCTCGTCGATCCGGCTGGGCAGCGCGGTGACCAACATCGGTCTGCGGCACCCCCTACTCCTGGCGTCAGCCGCGATGTCTCTACAAGCGATGACCCAAGGTCGATTCATTCTGGGTCTCGGGCGCCTGCATCCATCGGCCGCGCGCGCATACGGTCTGCAGACGCCTAACAATCAGGTCGTCCGCGACACCGCCAGCATCGTTCGCCGGTTGTGTCAGGGTGAGACCGTGTCCTATGACGGCCCGGCGGGGAACTTTCCCAAGATGCGCCTCACCGACCTCCCGGAGCTCCCAGCGCCACCGTTGGTGCTGGCGGCCATCGGCCCGAAAAGCCTTGACATTGCAGGTCAACACTACGACGGCGTCGTGCTGCACCCCTTTCTCACGGCAGCTGCCGTTGGCCGCTGCGCGCTCCGTGTCAGAACGGCCGCAGCGGCGGCCGGGCGAGATCCTCAATCCGTTCGGGTGTACGCGACGGTGGTGGTCGCTGCGGATCTGACGGACCAGGAGGAGACGGCCGTCGCGGCGGCGCGAGCCGTCACATACTTCCAGATCCCCGGCTACGGTGAGAATCTGGTCGACATCAACGGTTGGTCACGGGAACCGTTGGCACAGTTGAGAGCAGATCCAGTCCTGGCCGGGCTCCCCGGCGCTGCCGACCACCGGTTCACCCGGCACGAGTTACTGGACACCGCGCGACGTTGTGTACCAACGGAGTGGACGCTGACGGGAGCTGCGATCGGCACGGCCTCGCACTGCAGCTCCCGACTGCGGGAGTATCTCGCCGAGGGTGCCGACGAGCTGATTCTGCACGGCTCGACCACCGAGCTTCTGGGCCCGGTTGCCCAACATCTCGCAGCGGCCGAGCAGTCCTAG
- a CDS encoding acyl-CoA dehydrogenase family protein, which translates to MDMLPSAFQLELAEATADFCQQQDPVAIIRTRRGDDSPIEAKTWRAGAELGFIGLSASESLGGQGQGISDHALVCRELGRALLPGPWVATMIATQVAAAAGHNDLARAFIAGDDRAGFVLSRGNEVVDERVRGELTLVDAADAGWMLLCDESGVGLIRTSELACLKPVSCIDPGSRLHSAVADNIEVHCWSSQAAQTLHAANCLAAAQLVGIAEAAMARAVEYASTRIQFGKPIGVNQAIKHRCADMAVATEAALQQTLFASVCVDERRNDVEFHCRAAKFLAGRAAIDNAGAGIQIHGGMGFTYEHDMHLFLSKAHVLDLVMGRGREQLPRILALPAVD; encoded by the coding sequence ATGGATATGCTGCCTTCGGCATTTCAACTCGAGCTGGCGGAGGCCACCGCGGATTTCTGTCAGCAACAGGATCCAGTGGCCATCATCCGCACTCGCCGCGGGGACGATTCGCCAATCGAAGCCAAAACGTGGCGTGCGGGTGCTGAACTCGGCTTCATCGGACTGTCGGCATCCGAGAGCCTCGGCGGTCAGGGGCAGGGGATCAGCGATCACGCCTTGGTGTGTCGTGAGCTGGGACGAGCACTGCTACCGGGGCCATGGGTCGCCACGATGATAGCGACACAGGTGGCTGCTGCGGCGGGCCATAACGACCTCGCCCGCGCTTTCATCGCGGGCGACGACCGCGCAGGTTTCGTGCTATCGCGGGGCAACGAGGTGGTCGATGAGAGAGTTCGCGGTGAGCTGACGCTGGTGGACGCCGCTGACGCCGGCTGGATGTTGTTGTGCGACGAGTCCGGAGTGGGTCTGATCCGGACATCGGAACTTGCTTGCTTGAAACCGGTTTCCTGTATCGACCCCGGGTCTAGGTTGCATTCGGCGGTTGCCGATAACATTGAGGTTCATTGCTGGAGTTCGCAGGCAGCCCAGACACTGCATGCTGCGAACTGTCTCGCCGCCGCCCAGCTGGTGGGTATCGCTGAGGCCGCCATGGCCCGCGCAGTCGAATATGCCAGTACGCGAATTCAGTTCGGCAAGCCGATCGGGGTGAATCAGGCGATCAAGCATCGGTGCGCCGATATGGCGGTGGCAACCGAAGCGGCGTTACAGCAGACGCTCTTCGCCTCGGTGTGCGTCGACGAACGGCGGAACGACGTCGAATTCCATTGCCGGGCAGCAAAATTTCTGGCGGGCCGAGCGGCGATCGACAACGCTGGGGCGGGAATCCAGATCCACGGCGGTATGGGTTTCACCTATGAGCATGACATGCATCTGTTCCTCAGCAAGGCGCATGTGCTCGACCTCGTGATGGGTAGAGGCCGCGAGCAGCTTCCGCGGATCTTGGCGCTCCCTGCGGTCGACTAG
- a CDS encoding acyl-CoA dehydrogenase family protein codes for MDLLFSDEEVQFREQVRTWLAENAPTEGRPDAPEAIREYDLWWQRRQWDGGWAGIAWPVEYGGRGLSLVQQLIWYEEYARAGLPAIDACFVGLNHAGPTLMACGTAEQQAAHLPKILRGDVIWCQGFSEPSAGSDLAALRTKAVIDGDDLVVTGQKIWTSFASIADHQELLVRTTSGERKHHGITWVICDMNTPGIEIRPIETIDRGAEFCEVFYDDVRIPLKNVVGEVDNGWPVALSTLSFERGTAFTGSQMRLSKTVESLVELAREHVGPDGRRPAIADDHIATALATLRTEVAALRAMTYASISRNARSDTPGPEGSISKLYYSEIAKRAAHLAMEILGQDGLAFVSRWHRPFGWTGHYVYSYSVSISGGTSEVQRNIIGERVLGLPR; via the coding sequence ATGGACCTGTTGTTCTCCGACGAGGAGGTCCAATTCCGTGAACAAGTTCGGACGTGGCTCGCCGAGAACGCCCCGACAGAAGGCCGCCCAGACGCCCCAGAAGCGATTCGGGAGTATGACTTGTGGTGGCAGCGTCGCCAGTGGGACGGTGGCTGGGCTGGCATTGCGTGGCCGGTTGAGTACGGGGGACGTGGATTATCCCTTGTCCAGCAGCTGATTTGGTACGAGGAGTACGCCCGCGCCGGACTGCCCGCCATCGACGCGTGCTTTGTCGGACTGAACCATGCCGGCCCCACTCTGATGGCCTGCGGCACAGCCGAGCAGCAAGCGGCCCATCTCCCCAAAATCCTTCGGGGCGATGTGATTTGGTGCCAGGGGTTCTCCGAACCCTCGGCCGGCTCGGACTTGGCGGCCCTGCGTACCAAGGCCGTCATCGACGGTGACGACTTGGTCGTCACTGGCCAGAAGATCTGGACCAGCTTCGCTTCTATCGCCGATCACCAGGAGCTGCTGGTGAGAACCACCAGCGGCGAGCGAAAGCACCATGGGATCACCTGGGTCATCTGCGACATGAATACACCAGGAATCGAGATCCGGCCGATCGAGACCATCGACCGGGGTGCGGAGTTTTGCGAAGTCTTCTACGACGACGTGCGGATACCGCTCAAGAACGTTGTCGGTGAGGTCGACAACGGCTGGCCGGTGGCATTGTCAACGTTGTCGTTCGAACGAGGGACAGCGTTCACGGGCAGTCAGATGCGGCTCTCGAAGACGGTGGAGAGTCTCGTCGAGCTCGCCCGGGAGCACGTGGGACCCGACGGGCGGCGACCGGCGATCGCGGATGACCACATCGCCACGGCACTGGCCACACTGCGCACCGAGGTGGCCGCGCTGCGGGCGATGACCTATGCCAGCATCAGCCGTAACGCCCGCAGCGATACTCCCGGTCCCGAGGGGTCGATCTCCAAGTTGTACTATTCCGAAATTGCCAAGCGGGCAGCGCATTTGGCCATGGAGATCCTCGGTCAGGATGGTTTGGCATTTGTCTCGAGGTGGCACCGTCCGTTCGGCTGGACCGGACACTACGTCTATTCCTATTCGGTGTCGATATCAGGCGGAACATCGGAAGTCCAACGCAACATCATCGGCGAGCGTGTGCTCGGCCTGCCCCGCTGA
- a CDS encoding sulfotransferase family protein codes for MQFSAALEKIHTDATQATGLDDFGTADYLEGLNRILDALNAASTLTDEGAPAALNLLTAALAERLRTQHAWRENPGYADVVITAPVVITGIPRTGTTALHRLLACDPQFQGVERWLSSNPMPRPARETWAQAPEFKACEAQVQAFLAAMPGFTDVHELDPQGVDECLELLKQDFVSNYFASMLGIPAYREWWLTADELPSYRRYADILRLIGLNDQDKRWLLKNPGHVWGIDHLFEVFPDAMVVQTHRNPVKTLPSVARVLEMPRSMYHGDNVDPAQIGPSEADLWRRAIDRTEIARRRHPDKFFDVKQSDLRQDPIGTVRGLYRQLGLELADEVERDMRRWLDEQPEQQRQAPDAPPERYGLTVKGIQDQFGDYIAKYEL; via the coding sequence ATGCAGTTCAGTGCCGCCCTAGAAAAAATCCATACCGATGCCACACAGGCGACCGGTCTTGACGACTTCGGTACCGCGGACTACCTGGAGGGATTGAACCGGATTCTCGATGCCCTGAACGCCGCGAGCACACTCACCGACGAAGGCGCCCCCGCGGCGCTGAACCTCCTGACTGCTGCACTCGCCGAGCGGCTGCGCACCCAACACGCCTGGCGGGAAAACCCGGGCTATGCAGACGTCGTGATCACCGCTCCGGTCGTTATCACCGGTATTCCCCGCACGGGCACGACGGCATTACACCGGTTGCTGGCCTGCGACCCGCAGTTCCAGGGCGTCGAACGGTGGCTCTCATCGAATCCGATGCCACGACCCGCCCGCGAGACGTGGGCACAAGCGCCGGAATTCAAAGCGTGTGAGGCACAGGTCCAGGCGTTTCTGGCAGCGATGCCGGGATTCACCGATGTCCACGAATTGGATCCGCAAGGCGTCGATGAGTGTCTCGAACTGCTCAAGCAGGACTTCGTCAGCAACTACTTCGCGTCGATGCTCGGCATCCCCGCCTACCGTGAGTGGTGGCTCACTGCAGATGAATTGCCGTCCTATCGGCGATACGCGGACATCCTGCGGTTGATCGGACTCAACGATCAGGACAAACGCTGGCTGCTGAAGAATCCCGGTCATGTATGGGGCATCGACCACCTCTTCGAGGTCTTCCCCGACGCCATGGTGGTGCAGACTCACCGAAATCCGGTCAAGACACTTCCTTCCGTCGCGCGAGTGCTCGAGATGCCCCGCTCGATGTACCACGGAGACAACGTTGATCCCGCTCAGATCGGACCGAGTGAAGCTGATCTTTGGCGGCGCGCGATCGATCGGACAGAAATCGCGCGCCGGCGACATCCGGACAAATTCTTCGACGTCAAGCAAAGTGACCTGAGACAGGACCCGATCGGCACCGTCCGCGGTCTCTACCGTCAGCTGGGTCTGGAGCTGGCCGACGAGGTTGAACGCGATATGCGGCGGTGGCTCGACGAACAACCCGAGCAGCAACGCCAGGCACCAGATGCTCCCCCTGAACGATACGGCTTGACAGTCAAGGGCATTCAGGATCAGTTCGGCGACTACATCGCCAAGTACGAGCTCTAG
- a CDS encoding zinc-dependent alcohol dehydrogenase, translating into MHAAVFEGVGKPLSIENLPDPTPGAGQLVLKVGRCGICGTDLHMTSGEGATFEPGTVLGHEFAGEVVAVGPNTSGFSVGDIVSALPMHGCGACASCLAGEPVWCASGFTPVGGGFGQYALASAMAAVKLPSSMSLEDGALVEPLAVSLHGVTLAALRPGAKVLVIGAGSIGISAAYWAKRLGAGRVVVTAPSHRGEKFARELGADAFLPGGDDLDERVTEQFGGLPDVVFEAAGVPGAIAQAIHLAAPRGTVVVLGNCMQPDTIVPAEAMFKQIKLQCSMVYSVGEFQFVADSFDAGHVEPRAMITDTWALEDLPAGLESMRSGSSNCKVLVNPWQ; encoded by the coding sequence ATGCATGCAGCTGTCTTCGAAGGAGTCGGCAAACCGCTCTCGATCGAGAACCTGCCCGACCCCACACCGGGAGCCGGTCAACTGGTGCTGAAGGTCGGCCGGTGCGGCATCTGCGGAACCGACTTGCACATGACCAGCGGCGAGGGTGCCACATTCGAACCGGGAACGGTCCTCGGGCACGAGTTCGCGGGCGAGGTGGTGGCGGTAGGTCCGAACACATCCGGATTCTCGGTCGGCGACATCGTGTCGGCGCTACCCATGCACGGGTGCGGCGCGTGCGCGAGCTGCCTTGCCGGTGAGCCTGTTTGGTGTGCGAGCGGCTTCACGCCGGTGGGCGGCGGCTTCGGCCAGTACGCCCTCGCTTCGGCGATGGCGGCGGTGAAGCTACCGTCCTCGATGTCCCTGGAGGACGGGGCACTCGTCGAGCCCCTCGCTGTCAGCCTGCACGGTGTCACCCTGGCAGCGCTGCGGCCGGGTGCCAAGGTCTTGGTGATCGGCGCCGGCTCGATCGGTATCAGTGCCGCCTACTGGGCCAAACGGCTGGGCGCCGGCCGGGTAGTGGTCACCGCACCCTCGCACCGCGGTGAGAAGTTCGCCCGCGAGCTCGGTGCCGACGCCTTCCTGCCCGGCGGGGACGACCTCGACGAGCGGGTCACCGAACAGTTCGGCGGTTTGCCCGATGTGGTCTTCGAGGCCGCCGGCGTGCCGGGCGCCATTGCACAGGCCATCCACCTCGCTGCTCCCCGTGGAACGGTGGTCGTGCTGGGCAACTGCATGCAGCCGGACACCATCGTGCCTGCCGAGGCGATGTTCAAGCAGATCAAGCTGCAATGCTCGATGGTGTACTCCGTCGGCGAATTCCAGTTCGTCGCCGACTCATTCGATGCCGGTCACGTCGAACCTCGAGCGATGATCACCGATACCTGGGCGTTGGAGGACCTGCCTGCCGGTCTGGAGAGCATGCGGTCGGGATCGTCGAATTGCAAGGTGCTGGTGAACCCGTGGCAATAG